TCACATGTCAGTATTTCAGACACTCAAACACTTAAACACATCAaacccactgtcaaatatgctGGTTCAAGTGTGGTGATTTGAGCTTCTTCTGCAGACACAAGCAATAAAGCACCTTGCAGTCAACGAACTCCTCTGTATGCCAAAGTGttttagagtcaaatgtgaggctgtCTGTCCGACAGATAAAGCTTCTTCTAAATTAGGCCATGCAACAGGATAATgaccccaagcacagcagcaaatctacatcatggaagtccagacctcaacctgactgaaatgctgtgtataAAGGAATGCTTGCAAATGTCATTGATttgaagttattgctgctaactGCTGGTTCTGTTAACGACTCAATCATAGAATGATTACGAtatcaaactaaaacaaatgccTGAATCCTAAATTGTGGATATCCTATTGTGGTGATCTAAAATGTAACACTAAATGTGATTACAACACTAATAATCTGGACTCCAGGGCTGAACGTCCATGAGGATCACCAGCCCGAGGAAAAGACAAAATACACATGACTCTGTGACAAAGACAATTCATTCTTGAATGAAGACACTGAtcagacacatttaaaatgcagtcaattttgtttattatgaaattattggggagagaggggagggagaggagaaGGGAAAATTAAGCTGgaacagaggtggaggaagatgaggCAGGAGTGGCCCTGCGGAGGAAGAAGCGGAagcactttttcttcttcttgagttgcttttccacaagcactttcttctcTAGTATGAGGGATCTCAACTCGTCCACTGTTTCTGTATTTTGCTTCTTAAGTTTGTTGCatattttttccacttcttctgATTTGGCTTGTTCTTCTTTGAGCCTTTCTTTGAGTTCTTTAGCTGTTGCCTCCTGTTTTTGcactttctccttttctccttcCAGTTCAGCTGTTGTGTGCTTAATTTTGTTGCCAAGTTCTTGCAGCTTTTGCTTTGTCTTCTCAAAGTCTTGGACAAGAagaagtttttctttgttctgcttTATGTcctgttgttctttttcttgACACAGCTCTTCATATTTCTTCCGTGTTTCATAATGCATTGCCTGCAGTGCTCTGTATTTTCCTTCCATGCCTTGGAGCTGGCATTGCATTTCTCCCTGGTTTATGACCAGTTGTTGTTTCACTTCAaggatttttgtattatttagcAAAGCTTCATCGAGCTTTACTTGCAAGCAttcattgtttttctccatgttcTGAATCTTGCAATCTAattctttttgtttcatctccTGTTGCTTTTTCTCTTGCAGCAACTCGTCATATTTGTGCACTGTTTCTTTAAGCCTTGCCTGCAGCATCCTGTCTTTTCCCTCCATGTGTTGGAGTTGCCTCTCCATGTCTCGCTTCTTTATGTCCTCTTGGTTCTTCTCTTCGAGGATCGCTTCATTTATTTGCAGAGCTTCATCAAGCTTTACTTGCAGCTCGTCATTTTCTTTCTTGATGTACTTAACCTCGCGGCCCATTCGCCTTTGTTTGATCTGCTGCTGCCTTTTCTCTTGAAGAACCTCTTTATTTGTTTCCTGATT
The sequence above is a segment of the Oreochromis aureus strain Israel breed Guangdong linkage group 3, ZZ_aureus, whole genome shotgun sequence genome. Coding sequences within it:
- the LOC120439277 gene encoding golgin subfamily A member 6-like protein 22, whose product is MSQGEEPKSQEVDPGALPWDEPEDPYLSSLPWAEQVDLEEKRLAEMENENLLNREKIVLLMEENERQSAQLKKMSYLLQEKESIIDEKQWDIKDMEERNQELQGKLDEAQEKIKEILQEKTQQDMRERQMHDELEKMEIKYRVVKARDDKNQETNKEVLQEKRQQQIKQRRMGREVKYIKKENDELQVKLDEALQINEAILEEKNQEDIKKRDMERQLQHMEGKDRMLQARLKETVHKYDELLQEKKQQEMKQKELDCKIQNMEKNNECLQVKLDEALLNNTKILEVKQQLVINQGEMQCQLQGMEGKYRALQAMHYETRKKYEELCQEKEQQDIKQNKEKLLLVQDFEKTKQKLQELGNKIKHTTAELEGEKEKVQKQEATAKELKERLKEEQAKSEEVEKICNKLKKQNTETVDELRSLILEKKVLVEKQLKKKKKCFRFFLRRATPASSSSTSVPA